Proteins encoded by one window of Halictus rubicundus isolate RS-2024b chromosome 18, iyHalRubi1_principal, whole genome shotgun sequence:
- the LOC143362821 gene encoding uncharacterized protein LOC143362821 isoform X3, with the protein MPSEMKPNSSSRNDATEKMLRRREWKLEQERQRQHERLTQKKINEFLMQYIRKKGLRPPEPPNRSKSRSKSPQSRPRRPCTPSTTNTPILSERLEFADETVPLFKGPEGTKISAAELHRIKVDIHRNIPGKSTDSDLQRHIINPEDILIKRRAGEGSKPIFERKEIKGVITETEEVEEHRTVVTINNDTLDGKSKTFKSRSVSLSPIRNRSRNPRRSLSRRSRERYRSRNRSKEYEDSSIGKERRRTESYIAEEERHRRSRDHSRSREREERKWDRDSHHRSYREYRERSRERSRNNWGGNRSRVQRVLPPHYVEQIPVPIYYNHFPPRPIMMGPLMPMRGQVLLGNRHPSMMGPPWPFSPSLRPSNPIMYRSKNF; encoded by the exons ATGCCATCAG AAATGAAACCAAATTCATCGTCCCGAAACGACGCTACTGAGAAGATGCTACGGAGGCGAGAATGGAAGCTGGAACAAGAACGACAACGGCAGCATGAGAGGTTAACACAAAAGAAGATTAACGAATTTTTAATGCAATATATCCGTAAAAAAGGTTTGCGGCCTCCGGAACCTCCAAATCGAAGTAAGAGCCGAAGTAAATCTCCACAAAGTCGACCTAGAAGACCTTGTACTCCTAGCACAACAAACACTCCAATTCTTTCTGAAAG ACTGGAATTTGCTGATGAAACAGTACCGTTATTTAAAGGACCCGAAGGCACAAAGATTAGTGCAGCTGAGCTACACAGAATTAAAGTAGATATTCATAGAAATATTCCTGGAAAATCAACTGACTCAGATCTTCAGCGGCATATTATCAATCCTGAAGATATATTAATCAAAAGAAGAGCGg GAGAAGGATCGAAACCAATATTTGAGAGGAAAGAAATCAAAGGAGTAATCACCGAAACAGAAGAGGTTGAAGAACATCGTACTGTTGTAACTATAAATAATGACACTTTAG atgGCAAGTCGAAAACATTTAAAAGCCGCTCAGTGTCTTTGAGTCCAATCAGAAACCGAAGTCGTAATCCTCGACGTTCATTGTCTCGTCGTTCCAG ggAAAGGTATCGTAGCAGGAACAGAAGTAAGGAGTATGAAGATAGTTCCATAGGGAAGGAGAGACGACGCACTGAGTCATACATTGCTGAGGAAGAGCGACACAGAAGAAGTCGTGACCATTCGCGTTCGAGGGAAAGGGAAGAACGGAAATGGGATAGAGATTCCCATCACAG GTCTTATCGAGAGTATCGAGAGAGATCTAGAGAACGCTCTCGAAATAATTGGGGCGGAAATAGATCCAGGGTACAAAGAGTTCTTCCGCCACATTATGTAGAACAAATTCCTGTTCCTATTTATTATAAT cACTTCCCGCCCAGACCAATAATGATGGGACCTTTGATGCCAATGCGCGGGCAAGTTCTGCTAGGAAATAGGCACCCTTCCATGATGGGACCTCCATGGCCATTCTCGCCAAGTTTACGTCCCTCCAATCCTATTATGTACAGGtccaagaatttttaa
- the LOC143362807 gene encoding uridine diphosphate glucose pyrophosphatase NUDT14, with amino-acid sequence MYGLIRVYFPESDDYKKEEMDVTALEKQNEIIRNKMLNVKDMKVADCPFSSPWIRPVRIYYQQNNEHRDWDVVRVHDGVSILIFNTSRKKLVFVRQFRPAYFYTTLPEEHGPVDLVKYPPQLGLTLELCAGIVDKDKSLVEIARDELVEECGYEVPAETLKLINTFGYTSTSVYKNTLFYVEVTDEMRTHPGGGAAFEDELIEIVEMSIPEVKEYINSKEVQSPPSFLYGVTWFLLNKPEHCS; translated from the exons ATGTATGGCCTGATAAGAGTTTACTTCCCTGAATCCGATGACT ATAAGAAAGAAGAAATGGATGTCACGGCACTAGAAAAGCAAAATGAGATTATACGAAATAAAATGCTCAACGTAAAGGATATGAAGGTAGCAGATTGTCCGTTTAGCTCACCATGGATCAGACCCGTTCGAATTTATTATCAGCAAAATAACGAACACAGGGACTGGGATGTGGTGAGGGTGCACGACGGCGTAAGTATATTGATTTTTAACACGAGCAGGAAGAAACTCGTGTTCGTCAGGCAATTCCGTCCTGCGTATTTCTATACGACCCTTCCGGAAGAGCATGGACCGGTTGATCTTGTGAAATATCCACCTCAATTGGGCCTGACCTTGGAACTATGCGCCGGTATCGTGGACAAAGATAAGTCACTAGTTGAGATTGCGAGAGACGAACTCGTAGAAGAATGTGGATACGAAGTACCTGCAGAGACCCTTAAACTTATTAATACTTTTGG GTACACCTCTACTTCCGTCTACAAGAATACACTTTTTTATGTGGAAGTAACGGACGAGATGCGCACTCATCCTG GAGGAGGTGCTGCTTTTGAAGATGAACTAATCGAAATAGTGGAAATGAGTATTCCCGAAGTAAAAGAATACATCAATTCTAAGGAAGTACAAAGCCCTCCAAGTTTTCTATACGGTGTCACCTGGTTTCTCCTTAACAAACCTGAACATTGCTCTTAA
- the LOC143362914 gene encoding uncharacterized protein LOC143362914, with protein sequence MVKACAVPQCSSGVIIPAYYFPKDVNRSESWANQIQCPVILKLASTERRKYRVCYKHFEEDSFLRSTQRRRLRHDAIPTLHLQVQSENKEYASGNIEAKEYPASATPLESQESNYED encoded by the coding sequence ATGGTGAAAGCTTGTGCAGTTCCACAGTGTTCATCAGGTGTAATTATCCCAGCATACTACTTTCCTAAAGACGTCAACCGATCAGAGTCTTGGGCCAATCAAATTCAGTGTCCTGTAATACTTAAACTGGCAAGCACTGAAAGGCGCAAATACAGGGtgtgttataaacattttgaaGAGGATTCATTTCTGCGTTCTACTCAACGAAGAAGATTGAGACACGATGCTATTCCAACTTTGCATTTACAAGTGCAGAGTGAGAACAAAGAATATGCATCTGGAAATATAGAAGCAAAAGAATATCCAGCCTCTGCTACACCACTGGAAAGTCAAGAGAGTAATTATGAAGACTAA
- the Atg6 gene encoding beclin-1-like Atg6 isoform X1, whose product MVDMKSNVSFACQRCLQPLRLGPSFYHLGEHTLAELSLPIQQMVGDLEPQSGSMECLVPPFRLTESANGTNGFMLVGDSGETESLSHHLKVRATLFDILSSSSSADHPLCDECTDSLLLLMDQQLRMTEGEWSDYNEYLKKLEIEQQQQGHEDIEMETLTKELQDVKSEEERMINELEALKKEELATRNGIAQQEREKERLQSEEERYYREYSKHKRDLMLAEDECHSLECQLAYATSQLERLKRTNVFNATFHIWHSGHFGTINSFRLGRLPSAPVDWSEINAAWGQTTLLLTALARKMNLTFKRFRLVPFGNHSYIETLDQHRALPLYGSGGFKFLWDTKFDAAMVAFLDCLQQFKEQVEKGDSGFCLPYRMDRGKIEDSATGNSYSIKIQFNSEEQWTKALKFLLTNLKWGLAWVSSQFTKDEAEH is encoded by the exons ATGGTAGATATGAAAAGTAATGTGAGCTTTGCCTGCCAGCGTTGTCTACAGCCGCTACGGCTAGGCCCAAGTTTCTATCATCTTGGGGAGCACACACTAGCAGAACTTTCAC ttccCATACAACAAATGGTAGGAGACTTAGAGCCTCAAAGTGGAAGTATGGAATGTCTTGTTCCACCGTTTAGATTAACAGAATCTGCGAATGGAACTAATGGATTCATGCTAGTTGGTGATTCAGGGGAAACGGAGAGCCTCAGTCACCATTTGAAG GTGCGGGCAACACTGTTCGATATTCTTAGTAGTAGTAGCTCTGCTGATCACCCACTTTGCGATGAATGCACCGATAGTCTCCTATTATTAATGGATCAACAATTAAGAATGACAGAAGGGGAATGGTCAGACTACaatgaatatttaaagaagTTAGAAATAGAACAACAGCAACAGGGGCACGAGGATATTGAAATGGAAACACTTACGAAAGAGCTTCAAGATGTTAAGtcggaggaagagagaatgatCAATGAATTAGAGGCATTGAAGAAAGAGGAATTGGCAACGAGGAATGGGATAGCCCAGCAAGaaagggaaaaggaaagatTGCAAAGCGAAGAAGAAAGGTATTATAGGGAATATTCAAAACACAAAAGAGATCTCATGTTAGCTGAAGATGAATGTCACAG TTTGGAGTGTCAACTAGCCTATGCAACATCTCAACTAGAGAGACTGAAAAGAACAAATGTGTTCAATGCTACATTTCATATTTGGCACTCTGGACATTTTGGAACTATAAATTCCTTCCGTTTAGGCAGATTACCAAGTGCTCCAGTTGACTGGAGCGAAATAAATGCTGCGTGGGGGCAGACAACGTTGTTATTAACTGCTCTGGCGCGAAAAATGAATCTCACGTTCAAACGTTTTCGTTTAGTGCCATTCGGTAATCATAGTTACATAGAAACATTAGACCAGCACAGAGCCCTACCTTTATACGGCAGCGGAGGATTTAAGTTTTTGTGGGATACAAAGTTTGATGCCGCAATGGTAGCTTTTCTAGACTGCTTGCAACAATTTAAGGAACAAGTAGAGAAAGGTGATAGTGGATTTTGTCTCCCATACAGAATGGATCGTGGAAAAATAGAGGATTCTGCCACAGGCAACTCTTACTCCATCAA AATACAATTTAATTCAGAGGAACAGTGGACCAAAGCTCTAAAATTTCTTTTGACGAATTTGAAATGGGGTCTCGCTTGGGTTAGTTCACAATTCACAAAAGATGAGGCCGAGCATTAG
- the LOC143362821 gene encoding uncharacterized protein LOC143362821 isoform X4: MPSEMKPNSSSRNDATEKMLRRREWKLEQERQRQHERLTQKKINEFLMQYIRKKGLRPPEPPNRSKSRSKSPQSRPRRPCTPSTTNTPILSERLEFADETVPLFKGPEGTKISAAELHRIKVDIHRNIPGKSTDSDLQRHIINPEDILIKRRAGEGSKPIFERKEIKGVITETEEVEEHRTVVTINNDTLDGKSKTFKSRSVSLSPIRNRSRNPRRSLSRRSRERYRSRNRSKEYEDSSIGKERRRTESYIAEEERHRRSRDHSRSREREERKWDRDSHHRCYRERSRERSRNNWGGNRSRVQRVLPPHYVEQIPVPIYYNHFPPRPIMMGPLMPMRGQVLLGNRHPSMMGPPWPFSPSLRPSNPIMYRSKNF; encoded by the exons ATGCCATCAG AAATGAAACCAAATTCATCGTCCCGAAACGACGCTACTGAGAAGATGCTACGGAGGCGAGAATGGAAGCTGGAACAAGAACGACAACGGCAGCATGAGAGGTTAACACAAAAGAAGATTAACGAATTTTTAATGCAATATATCCGTAAAAAAGGTTTGCGGCCTCCGGAACCTCCAAATCGAAGTAAGAGCCGAAGTAAATCTCCACAAAGTCGACCTAGAAGACCTTGTACTCCTAGCACAACAAACACTCCAATTCTTTCTGAAAG ACTGGAATTTGCTGATGAAACAGTACCGTTATTTAAAGGACCCGAAGGCACAAAGATTAGTGCAGCTGAGCTACACAGAATTAAAGTAGATATTCATAGAAATATTCCTGGAAAATCAACTGACTCAGATCTTCAGCGGCATATTATCAATCCTGAAGATATATTAATCAAAAGAAGAGCGg GAGAAGGATCGAAACCAATATTTGAGAGGAAAGAAATCAAAGGAGTAATCACCGAAACAGAAGAGGTTGAAGAACATCGTACTGTTGTAACTATAAATAATGACACTTTAG atgGCAAGTCGAAAACATTTAAAAGCCGCTCAGTGTCTTTGAGTCCAATCAGAAACCGAAGTCGTAATCCTCGACGTTCATTGTCTCGTCGTTCCAG ggAAAGGTATCGTAGCAGGAACAGAAGTAAGGAGTATGAAGATAGTTCCATAGGGAAGGAGAGACGACGCACTGAGTCATACATTGCTGAGGAAGAGCGACACAGAAGAAGTCGTGACCATTCGCGTTCGAGGGAAAGGGAAGAACGGAAATGGGATAGAGATTCCCATCACAGGTGT TATCGAGAGAGATCTAGAGAACGCTCTCGAAATAATTGGGGCGGAAATAGATCCAGGGTACAAAGAGTTCTTCCGCCACATTATGTAGAACAAATTCCTGTTCCTATTTATTATAAT cACTTCCCGCCCAGACCAATAATGATGGGACCTTTGATGCCAATGCGCGGGCAAGTTCTGCTAGGAAATAGGCACCCTTCCATGATGGGACCTCCATGGCCATTCTCGCCAAGTTTACGTCCCTCCAATCCTATTATGTACAGGtccaagaatttttaa
- the LOC143362821 gene encoding uncharacterized protein LOC143362821 isoform X2 has translation MKPNSSSRNDATEKMLRRREWKLEQERQRQHERLTQKKINEFLMQYIRKKGLRPPEPPNRSKSRSKSPQSRPRRPCTPSTTNTPILSERLEFADETVPLFKGPEGTKISAAELHRIKVDIHRNIPGKSTDSDLQRHIINPEDILIKRRAGEGSKPIFERKEIKGVITETEEVEEHRTVVTINNDTLDGKSKTFKSRSVSLSPIRNRSRNPRRSLSRRSRERYRSRNRSKEYEDSSIGKERRRTESYIAEEERHRRSRDHSRSREREERKWDRDSHHRCVMEYFLCDAFRSYREYRERSRERSRNNWGGNRSRVQRVLPPHYVEQIPVPIYYNHFPPRPIMMGPLMPMRGQVLLGNRHPSMMGPPWPFSPSLRPSNPIMYRSKNF, from the exons ATGAAACCAAATTCATCGTCCCGAAACGACGCTACTGAGAAGATGCTACGGAGGCGAGAATGGAAGCTGGAACAAGAACGACAACGGCAGCATGAGAGGTTAACACAAAAGAAGATTAACGAATTTTTAATGCAATATATCCGTAAAAAAGGTTTGCGGCCTCCGGAACCTCCAAATCGAAGTAAGAGCCGAAGTAAATCTCCACAAAGTCGACCTAGAAGACCTTGTACTCCTAGCACAACAAACACTCCAATTCTTTCTGAAAG ACTGGAATTTGCTGATGAAACAGTACCGTTATTTAAAGGACCCGAAGGCACAAAGATTAGTGCAGCTGAGCTACACAGAATTAAAGTAGATATTCATAGAAATATTCCTGGAAAATCAACTGACTCAGATCTTCAGCGGCATATTATCAATCCTGAAGATATATTAATCAAAAGAAGAGCGg GAGAAGGATCGAAACCAATATTTGAGAGGAAAGAAATCAAAGGAGTAATCACCGAAACAGAAGAGGTTGAAGAACATCGTACTGTTGTAACTATAAATAATGACACTTTAG atgGCAAGTCGAAAACATTTAAAAGCCGCTCAGTGTCTTTGAGTCCAATCAGAAACCGAAGTCGTAATCCTCGACGTTCATTGTCTCGTCGTTCCAG ggAAAGGTATCGTAGCAGGAACAGAAGTAAGGAGTATGAAGATAGTTCCATAGGGAAGGAGAGACGACGCACTGAGTCATACATTGCTGAGGAAGAGCGACACAGAAGAAGTCGTGACCATTCGCGTTCGAGGGAAAGGGAAGAACGGAAATGGGATAGAGATTCCCATCACAGGTGTGTCATGGAATATTTTCTGTGTGATGCATTT AGGTCTTATCGAGAGTATCGAGAGAGATCTAGAGAACGCTCTCGAAATAATTGGGGCGGAAATAGATCCAGGGTACAAAGAGTTCTTCCGCCACATTATGTAGAACAAATTCCTGTTCCTATTTATTATAAT cACTTCCCGCCCAGACCAATAATGATGGGACCTTTGATGCCAATGCGCGGGCAAGTTCTGCTAGGAAATAGGCACCCTTCCATGATGGGACCTCCATGGCCATTCTCGCCAAGTTTACGTCCCTCCAATCCTATTATGTACAGGtccaagaatttttaa
- the LOC143362821 gene encoding uncharacterized protein LOC143362821 isoform X1 — MPSEMKPNSSSRNDATEKMLRRREWKLEQERQRQHERLTQKKINEFLMQYIRKKGLRPPEPPNRSKSRSKSPQSRPRRPCTPSTTNTPILSERLEFADETVPLFKGPEGTKISAAELHRIKVDIHRNIPGKSTDSDLQRHIINPEDILIKRRAGEGSKPIFERKEIKGVITETEEVEEHRTVVTINNDTLDGKSKTFKSRSVSLSPIRNRSRNPRRSLSRRSRERYRSRNRSKEYEDSSIGKERRRTESYIAEEERHRRSRDHSRSREREERKWDRDSHHRCVMEYFLCDAFRSYREYRERSRERSRNNWGGNRSRVQRVLPPHYVEQIPVPIYYNHFPPRPIMMGPLMPMRGQVLLGNRHPSMMGPPWPFSPSLRPSNPIMYRSKNF, encoded by the exons ATGCCATCAG AAATGAAACCAAATTCATCGTCCCGAAACGACGCTACTGAGAAGATGCTACGGAGGCGAGAATGGAAGCTGGAACAAGAACGACAACGGCAGCATGAGAGGTTAACACAAAAGAAGATTAACGAATTTTTAATGCAATATATCCGTAAAAAAGGTTTGCGGCCTCCGGAACCTCCAAATCGAAGTAAGAGCCGAAGTAAATCTCCACAAAGTCGACCTAGAAGACCTTGTACTCCTAGCACAACAAACACTCCAATTCTTTCTGAAAG ACTGGAATTTGCTGATGAAACAGTACCGTTATTTAAAGGACCCGAAGGCACAAAGATTAGTGCAGCTGAGCTACACAGAATTAAAGTAGATATTCATAGAAATATTCCTGGAAAATCAACTGACTCAGATCTTCAGCGGCATATTATCAATCCTGAAGATATATTAATCAAAAGAAGAGCGg GAGAAGGATCGAAACCAATATTTGAGAGGAAAGAAATCAAAGGAGTAATCACCGAAACAGAAGAGGTTGAAGAACATCGTACTGTTGTAACTATAAATAATGACACTTTAG atgGCAAGTCGAAAACATTTAAAAGCCGCTCAGTGTCTTTGAGTCCAATCAGAAACCGAAGTCGTAATCCTCGACGTTCATTGTCTCGTCGTTCCAG ggAAAGGTATCGTAGCAGGAACAGAAGTAAGGAGTATGAAGATAGTTCCATAGGGAAGGAGAGACGACGCACTGAGTCATACATTGCTGAGGAAGAGCGACACAGAAGAAGTCGTGACCATTCGCGTTCGAGGGAAAGGGAAGAACGGAAATGGGATAGAGATTCCCATCACAGGTGTGTCATGGAATATTTTCTGTGTGATGCATTT AGGTCTTATCGAGAGTATCGAGAGAGATCTAGAGAACGCTCTCGAAATAATTGGGGCGGAAATAGATCCAGGGTACAAAGAGTTCTTCCGCCACATTATGTAGAACAAATTCCTGTTCCTATTTATTATAAT cACTTCCCGCCCAGACCAATAATGATGGGACCTTTGATGCCAATGCGCGGGCAAGTTCTGCTAGGAAATAGGCACCCTTCCATGATGGGACCTCCATGGCCATTCTCGCCAAGTTTACGTCCCTCCAATCCTATTATGTACAGGtccaagaatttttaa
- the Atg6 gene encoding beclin-1-like Atg6 isoform X2, whose product MVGDLEPQSGSMECLVPPFRLTESANGTNGFMLVGDSGETESLSHHLKVRATLFDILSSSSSADHPLCDECTDSLLLLMDQQLRMTEGEWSDYNEYLKKLEIEQQQQGHEDIEMETLTKELQDVKSEEERMINELEALKKEELATRNGIAQQEREKERLQSEEERYYREYSKHKRDLMLAEDECHSLECQLAYATSQLERLKRTNVFNATFHIWHSGHFGTINSFRLGRLPSAPVDWSEINAAWGQTTLLLTALARKMNLTFKRFRLVPFGNHSYIETLDQHRALPLYGSGGFKFLWDTKFDAAMVAFLDCLQQFKEQVEKGDSGFCLPYRMDRGKIEDSATGNSYSIKIQFNSEEQWTKALKFLLTNLKWGLAWVSSQFTKDEAEH is encoded by the exons ATGGTAGGAGACTTAGAGCCTCAAAGTGGAAGTATGGAATGTCTTGTTCCACCGTTTAGATTAACAGAATCTGCGAATGGAACTAATGGATTCATGCTAGTTGGTGATTCAGGGGAAACGGAGAGCCTCAGTCACCATTTGAAG GTGCGGGCAACACTGTTCGATATTCTTAGTAGTAGTAGCTCTGCTGATCACCCACTTTGCGATGAATGCACCGATAGTCTCCTATTATTAATGGATCAACAATTAAGAATGACAGAAGGGGAATGGTCAGACTACaatgaatatttaaagaagTTAGAAATAGAACAACAGCAACAGGGGCACGAGGATATTGAAATGGAAACACTTACGAAAGAGCTTCAAGATGTTAAGtcggaggaagagagaatgatCAATGAATTAGAGGCATTGAAGAAAGAGGAATTGGCAACGAGGAATGGGATAGCCCAGCAAGaaagggaaaaggaaagatTGCAAAGCGAAGAAGAAAGGTATTATAGGGAATATTCAAAACACAAAAGAGATCTCATGTTAGCTGAAGATGAATGTCACAG TTTGGAGTGTCAACTAGCCTATGCAACATCTCAACTAGAGAGACTGAAAAGAACAAATGTGTTCAATGCTACATTTCATATTTGGCACTCTGGACATTTTGGAACTATAAATTCCTTCCGTTTAGGCAGATTACCAAGTGCTCCAGTTGACTGGAGCGAAATAAATGCTGCGTGGGGGCAGACAACGTTGTTATTAACTGCTCTGGCGCGAAAAATGAATCTCACGTTCAAACGTTTTCGTTTAGTGCCATTCGGTAATCATAGTTACATAGAAACATTAGACCAGCACAGAGCCCTACCTTTATACGGCAGCGGAGGATTTAAGTTTTTGTGGGATACAAAGTTTGATGCCGCAATGGTAGCTTTTCTAGACTGCTTGCAACAATTTAAGGAACAAGTAGAGAAAGGTGATAGTGGATTTTGTCTCCCATACAGAATGGATCGTGGAAAAATAGAGGATTCTGCCACAGGCAACTCTTACTCCATCAA AATACAATTTAATTCAGAGGAACAGTGGACCAAAGCTCTAAAATTTCTTTTGACGAATTTGAAATGGGGTCTCGCTTGGGTTAGTTCACAATTCACAAAAGATGAGGCCGAGCATTAG